The following nucleotide sequence is from Labilibaculum sp. DW002.
AATATTTTGCAATACTTCCAACCTGCTTTTTCCGCTTTCCAAAAGTGTCTATCCTATCCTTTTTATTTTTTTTCATCCTTTTTAGGAGCTTGTTCGCCCATTTTACATGTTCCTGTGAACTTGGCACCAGGCTCCACTGAAATTTTATCTGTAGCGATATTTCCTAAAATAACCGCTGTATTTTTAAGGTTAACCATTTCCGATGCCATGATATTTCCTTCAACACGGCCAGAAACGTCAATTGTTTTACACTTTACATCACCTTCAATTTTTCCAGTGTTTCCTACAACAACTTTTCCATTCACGTCCATTTTCCCATTTAGATATCCATCAATTCGAATATCTCTAGATGCTTTAACATCACCTTTAATAGATGTTCCGTCACAGATTAAATTAACTGCGGTTGGCTGTACTTCGTTGTTTCTGCTCATTTTATTTTTTTTACTAAACATTTTATGATCGTATTGAAATATAATTTCGAGTATTATTAGTACTTATTTATCGCTAAGTCGGCAAATAAAAACCAAAACAAGATTGAAAAACATCAGCAATTAGTAGCTATGATAAAGCGTCTACTCCATCGCTATTCTTTTCATCCTTAGTATTCAATCAACTCAATATTATTAAAAATAGTATCCCCATACGGGAAAAGATCTTGCAATACTCTAATGCAAGCCATACAAATATAAAAAATTGGATGAGAAATACCATTTAATTCAAACGATTACAAACAAAAAAAAGGCCTCCAAATTGGAGGCCTTAGTATATTTTAAAATCTGTTTTTGTCTTATTTAGGATCGTATCCCCATTTAATGAAGATTGAACCCCAAGTAAAACCGGCACCAAATCCTGATAGGATAATGTTGTCGCCTTTTTTCAGTTGGTTTTCCCATTCCCATAAACACAATGGAATTGTAGCTGAAGTGGTGTTACCATATTTTTCAATATTGATCATCACCTTTTCTTTAGCTAAGCCCATACGTTTTGCAGTTGCTTCGATAATACGGTTATTAGCCTGATGAGGAACTAACCATGCTAAATCATCTGCAGTCATATTGTGTTTCTCCATCATTTCAACAGATACATCAGCCATGTTAGATACCGCGTGTTTGAATACGTGGTTTCCTTCCTGGTAGATGAAGTGCTCGCGAGCATCAACTGTTTCATGACTTGCTGGTTTGCATGAACCTCCGGCTTTTTGATGCAAGTGCTTGCGACCAAAACCTTGAGTATGCAACATCTCATCAATTATACCTACGTTCTCAGTTGTTGGTTCAAGAAGAACCGCTGCTGCCCCGTCACCAAAAATAGGACAAGTTTGACGATCAGTATAATCAACAATTGATGACATTTTTTCAGATCCAACAATGATAACTTTCTTATACATTCCGGATTGGATGTATTTAGAACCTGTTGCCAGAGCAAAAAGAAAACCTGAACAACCAGCATTCAAGTCGAAACTGAAAGCATTGTTTATGCCTAATTTATCGCTAATAATGTTTGCTGTAGCAGGGAATTGCATGTCTGGTGTTACCGTAGCGCAAATCACCAAATCAACTTCTTCAGGAGAGGTATTGGTTTTTTCAAGCAATTGTGCAATTGCTTTAGCTCCCAATTCAGAAGAACCTTGTCCTTCGCCTTTTAGAATTCTTCTTTCTTTGATACCAATTCGGGTCATGATCCACTCATCGGTTGTATCAACCATGGTGCTCAGTTCTTGATTGGTAAGAATGTAGTCAGGAAGATAAGCCCCAACTCCTGTAATTACTGCGTTTATTTTTGTCATTACTATGCTTACTTAGTGTTTATCAGATAGATTCAGCTTTCTTCTATACAAATTCACATACTGCCGTAAGAGAACAGATTAAGAAATACGAGCATAAGCTGATCGTTTTCACTAAGTCCCCCTTAGAAAAGTTTATGAAAATGTATAATAAGCAAAATTGCTCCAAAGAATATTCTAAGGAGCAAATTTACTATTGCGTTAAACCTTATCCGTAAGAATTAGGTTATGCTGTAACTTCTTTTTCAATCGCTAATTTACCTCTATAGTATCCGCACTCAGGGCAAACAGTGTGGTATTTAGCAGTTGCTCCACAGTTTGAGCAAGATGCTAAAGTAGCAGGAGTCGCTTTAATATGAGTTCTTCTCTTATTTCTTCTCTGCTTCGATGTTCTGTGTTTTGGATGTGCCATTTTTCAACCTATTAAACTATTTATTATCAATCAATTTTTTTAATTCACTCCATCTCGGATCAATTTCTTCTTTCTCCGAGTGTTCGTTTAGTTTTTGAATCATTTCTTCGTTGCAAGTGTTGAACCCATCTTCGTCGTCCGGATGGACAAAGCTTAAAGGTAAGCTAAGTGAAAACAACTCATAAATGTAATGTGCCGTCTCAAGTTCGTTTACTGCTTCTGAAATAACAATTACATCTTCTGCCAGTTCTTCGCTTTCATCTCCAAATTTCACGTAAACAGAGCTTTCGCCACTTATTTCCACATCCATTTGATCAAGACAACGATCACAGGCTATCTTCAATACCCCATCCAATTCAATGGTAAGAGTCATAACCAATGTCTTCTTTTCCAGTGTAACTTTCACTGAAACGTCAGTTTGGTATGCATCTTCCTCTTGAAAATGCTCAAAGAATTTCTCGTCAGCAGTGAATTCGAATTCATGACTGCCATCTTTTAATCCTTTGTAAGGAATCGTGTATTTTGCTAAATAATCCAAAATGCTCAAATAAAACTTTGCAAAAGTATAAAAATTAATCATACGTCTTTACAAATTACAACATCTTTTTTGACATGACCAATCAATTATTAATCTGAATGCCAGTTTCAATGCTTCAATTCCTATAAAAACGGGGTGCAAAAATAGGTAGATCTTTGGAGGTTTCAAAAAAAAACAAGCTATTTGAAATCCAATTGTTTCAATTTAGAGGTAAAATAATCCTGAAGACCGCACCACTACCCATTTCTGAACTTACAACAAATATTTTTCCTCGGTGATAATTTTCTATAATTCGCTTAGAAAGTGATAATCCTAAGCCCCATCCACGCTTTTTAGAAGTGAATCCAGGCTTAAAAATCGTTTTAAACTGATTTCTAGCTATTCCTTTTCCTGTATCACTAATGTCAATTATTAATTGATTTGCTTTGCTAGAAAGTGAAAATTTCAATTGACCTTTTCCTTCCATTGCATCGACAGCATTCTTAGATAAATTTTCAATTACCCATGAAAACAATTCTTTGTTAATCGGAATTATTTCATTTTCTACATCTTCTTTTTCTAAACTATATTCAACTTTATCAGAGGTTCGCTTCTTTAAATATTCTATACTGCTATCCAAAACATCAACAATGTTGGAAAATTTAAGAACAGGTTTAGATCCTATTTTAGAAAAACGCTCTGCAATCACTTCTAAACGGCTCACATCCTTTGCCATCTCTTCTGATAGGTTTGAATCAATTTTACCATCTTTAATCAGCTCCATCCAAGCCATAAGAGAGCTTATTGGCGTTCCCAATTGATGTGCAGTTTCTTTCGACATACCAAGCCAAACCTGATTCTGTTCTGCCGATTTTGAATAAGAAAAAGCCAAATAGGCAATTAGAATAAAAGTAATAATTGCGCCCAATTGAACGAATGGGTACCATGCCAATCGTTTTAGTAAGTTAGAATCGTCGAAATAGATATAGTTTTTGCCATTTACAAGATCAATTTCAATGGAATGGTCCTCTTCCCTCATCTCTTTTAATCGCTTCTTTAAAATACGATCTTCTTGCTTTTCGGAGAAGGCAATATTACGGTGTGCAACAATATTGTCATCATCATCTACCAAAATAACAGGTATGGTTTCATTCTCTTCCATAATCCTATTAATAAGACTTACATCTTGATTGGGATTTGCATCTAAACTGCGTAAACCAGCAGCCCATAACTCTACCTTTTTGACTTCTTCGTGAGCCAACTTATCCACCAGGTTACTGGTGTAAAAAATTGAGCTCAAAATAATTACAAGAGCAATCAGTAGAAAGTAAATTTTCCAATGACGGTTTTTAAGATAGATTTCCAAGGTTTCGAGTTCTAAGGTTTCATTAAAGATAACGACAAATCTTCTGATTTCTTATCCTCATTATTGAAAGCGTTTCAAATATCAAGAAATTGGGCTTATTTTTTTAGTTTTCCGTAAAAGTTCAAGACTGCTTCGGCATTTTCTTTTGGAGCATCTCTTTCAACCTGAAGCGGATGAATTGTTTGCCCCTTTCGCTTTTCCTGGCCATGCTTATAGGCCTTATCGTAATAAGTTAAGGTAATATCCGCGACAGCATGAAAATCTCCTTTATCGAGGCTCTCAAAGGCATTTTTAACATTTAAACCACCTAGCCTTTTTTCAATTTTAAAAACCAAACCTTTCAACAGTTCAATATCAAAGCAAGCATATTCCTTTACCAAGCGTTTAATTCGCTCTTCTTTCGGAACATCTAATCGAATCACCTCCGCTTTTCTCATTCTTCCAAATAAAACATCATTAATCCGCACTGTTCCTACAGAATTGCTTTCATCTTCGATCCAAATTGGTCGATTAGCGTCAAATCCGGACCAAATCTTAG
It contains:
- a CDS encoding bactofilin family protein, translating into MSRNNEVQPTAVNLICDGTSIKGDVKASRDIRIDGYLNGKMDVNGKVVVGNTGKIEGDVKCKTIDVSGRVEGNIMASEMVNLKNTAVILGNIATDKISVEPGAKFTGTCKMGEQAPKKDEKK
- the rpmF gene encoding 50S ribosomal protein L32, whose protein sequence is MAHPKHRTSKQRRNKRRTHIKATPATLASCSNCGATAKYHTVCPECGYYRGKLAIEKEVTA
- a CDS encoding beta-ketoacyl-ACP synthase III; protein product: MTKINAVITGVGAYLPDYILTNQELSTMVDTTDEWIMTRIGIKERRILKGEGQGSSELGAKAIAQLLEKTNTSPEEVDLVICATVTPDMQFPATANIISDKLGINNAFSFDLNAGCSGFLFALATGSKYIQSGMYKKVIIVGSEKMSSIVDYTDRQTCPIFGDGAAAVLLEPTTENVGIIDEMLHTQGFGRKHLHQKAGGSCKPASHETVDAREHFIYQEGNHVFKHAVSNMADVSVEMMEKHNMTADDLAWLVPHQANNRIIEATAKRMGLAKEKVMINIEKYGNTTSATIPLCLWEWENQLKKGDNIILSGFGAGFTWGSIFIKWGYDPK
- a CDS encoding YceD family protein, which translates into the protein MINFYTFAKFYLSILDYLAKYTIPYKGLKDGSHEFEFTADEKFFEHFQEEDAYQTDVSVKVTLEKKTLVMTLTIELDGVLKIACDRCLDQMDVEISGESSVYVKFGDESEELAEDVIVISEAVNELETAHYIYELFSLSLPLSFVHPDDEDGFNTCNEEMIQKLNEHSEKEEIDPRWSELKKLIDNK
- a CDS encoding sensor histidine kinase, yielding MEIYLKNRHWKIYFLLIALVIILSSIFYTSNLVDKLAHEEVKKVELWAAGLRSLDANPNQDVSLINRIMEENETIPVILVDDDDNIVAHRNIAFSEKQEDRILKKRLKEMREEDHSIEIDLVNGKNYIYFDDSNLLKRLAWYPFVQLGAIITFILIAYLAFSYSKSAEQNQVWLGMSKETAHQLGTPISSLMAWMELIKDGKIDSNLSEEMAKDVSRLEVIAERFSKIGSKPVLKFSNIVDVLDSSIEYLKKRTSDKVEYSLEKEDVENEIIPINKELFSWVIENLSKNAVDAMEGKGQLKFSLSSKANQLIIDISDTGKGIARNQFKTIFKPGFTSKKRGWGLGLSLSKRIIENYHRGKIFVVSSEMGSGAVFRIILPLN